Proteins found in one Longimicrobium sp. genomic segment:
- the ispF gene encoding 2-C-methyl-D-erythritol 2,4-cyclodiphosphate synthase produces the protein MRIGHGYDSHRFAEGRKLILGGVEIPHDRGLTGHSDADAVAHAVTDALLGAAGLGDIGRHFPPSDEQWKDADSLKLLAQVVRLLEGRNYQVVNVDVTVVCEAPKIGPHAPAMQERLASVIGISPGHISIKGKTNEGMGWIGRGEGIAVFAVALVDSLEDLDVLHARHRRDTSL, from the coding sequence ATGCGGATTGGGCACGGCTACGATTCCCACCGGTTCGCCGAGGGGCGCAAGCTGATTCTGGGCGGGGTCGAGATTCCGCACGACCGGGGGCTGACGGGGCACTCCGACGCCGACGCCGTGGCGCACGCGGTGACGGACGCGCTGCTGGGCGCCGCCGGGCTGGGCGACATCGGCCGGCACTTTCCGCCATCGGACGAACAGTGGAAGGACGCCGACTCGCTGAAACTGCTGGCCCAGGTGGTCCGTCTTCTGGAAGGGCGCAACTACCAGGTCGTCAACGTGGACGTAACCGTCGTCTGTGAGGCTCCGAAGATCGGGCCGCATGCGCCCGCCATGCAGGAGCGGCTGGCGTCTGTGATCGGCATTTCGCCCGGGCACATTTCCATCAAGGGCAAGACCAACGAGGGGATGGGCTGGATCGGCCGCGGCGAGGGGATTGCCGTGTTCGCCGTGGCGCTGGTAGACAGCCTGGAAGACCTGGACGTCCTCCACGCCCGCCACCGCCGCGACACGAGCCTGTGA
- a CDS encoding pyridoxal phosphate-dependent decarboxylase family protein: MAGAVHEGYLRLPNPVRPNRRPMLELSPDEMRALGYRAVDMMVSHLAALPDEPVFGTAARAEMEARLREPPPAEGRGWEAVLQRVGDEVFRPMTHLTHPRFFAYVPGPSNFIGAIADALASGFNPFAGAWAMSPAAAQVELVTADWLREALGMPSTAGGLFVSGGSMATLTALAVARHKRLGDDASRGVIYCSNQTHTAVDRGARILGFRPDQLRKLAPDEHYRLRVDDLAAAMDADAAAGLRPFCVVANAGTTSTGAVDPLAEIADLCRARGVWMHVDGAYGGAAVLTDEGRAILHGIGEADSIALDAHKWLFQPVECGCVLVRQAEDLKDTFRMVPAYLRDNDLSAEEVNFRDWGVQLTRGFRALKLWMTIQVFGMHAMRAAVGRGMRLAEVAEEELRALADWEIVTPAQLGIVTFRHRPNGIDGAEADDLQRRIATGLAADGYALLSTTELRGRTVLRLCTINPRTTDEEMRRTVRTLDRIARERVDSPPHAG, translated from the coding sequence ATGGCAGGGGCCGTGCACGAAGGCTACCTTCGCCTGCCCAACCCCGTCCGCCCGAACCGACGTCCCATGCTGGAGCTTTCGCCCGACGAGATGCGCGCCCTCGGCTATCGCGCCGTGGACATGATGGTGAGCCACCTGGCCGCCCTTCCCGACGAGCCCGTGTTCGGCACGGCCGCGCGCGCGGAGATGGAGGCGCGCCTGCGCGAGCCGCCACCGGCCGAGGGACGCGGCTGGGAAGCGGTGCTGCAGCGGGTCGGCGACGAGGTGTTCCGCCCGATGACGCACCTGACGCATCCTCGCTTTTTCGCCTACGTCCCCGGCCCCAGCAACTTCATCGGGGCGATCGCGGATGCGCTGGCGTCGGGCTTCAACCCGTTCGCGGGCGCGTGGGCCATGTCGCCCGCCGCGGCGCAGGTGGAGCTGGTGACGGCGGATTGGCTGCGCGAGGCGCTGGGAATGCCGTCCACCGCGGGCGGATTGTTCGTCAGCGGGGGATCGATGGCCACCCTCACCGCGCTGGCCGTCGCCCGGCACAAGCGGCTGGGGGACGATGCCAGCCGTGGCGTGATCTATTGCTCGAACCAGACGCACACGGCAGTGGACCGCGGCGCGCGCATCCTGGGATTTCGCCCCGACCAGCTGCGCAAGCTGGCGCCGGATGAGCACTATCGCCTGCGAGTGGACGATCTTGCCGCGGCGATGGACGCGGACGCGGCGGCTGGGCTGCGGCCCTTCTGCGTGGTGGCCAACGCGGGCACCACCAGCACGGGCGCGGTCGATCCGCTCGCGGAGATCGCCGACCTGTGCCGCGCGCGCGGCGTGTGGATGCACGTGGATGGCGCGTACGGCGGCGCCGCCGTGCTCACGGACGAGGGCCGCGCCATCCTGCATGGCATCGGCGAGGCGGACTCCATCGCGCTGGATGCGCACAAGTGGCTGTTTCAGCCCGTGGAGTGCGGCTGCGTCCTGGTCCGCCAGGCGGAGGACCTGAAAGACACGTTTCGCATGGTCCCCGCGTACCTGCGCGACAACGACCTGTCGGCCGAGGAGGTGAACTTCCGCGACTGGGGCGTGCAGCTGACGCGCGGCTTCCGTGCGCTGAAGCTGTGGATGACCATCCAGGTGTTCGGGATGCATGCCATGCGCGCCGCCGTCGGCCGGGGGATGCGCCTGGCCGAGGTGGCGGAAGAGGAGCTGCGCGCGCTCGCCGACTGGGAGATCGTCACCCCGGCGCAGCTGGGCATCGTCACCTTCCGCCATCGCCCGAACGGCATCGATGGCGCCGAGGCGGACGACCTGCAGCGGCGGATCGCCACGGGGCTGGCGGCGGACGGATATGCCCTGCTGAGCACGACGGAGCTGCGCGGCCGCACCGTGCTGCGCCTGTGCACCATCAACCCGCGTACGACCGATGAGGAGATGCGCCGGACGGTAAGGACGCTGGACCGCATCGCCCGGGAGCGGGTTGATTCGCCCCCGCACGCCGGGTAG